A stretch of DNA from Lawsonibacter asaccharolyticus:
CTCTTCAGAACTCGATTTACCGACCGCTCACTCATCCCGGAAAGAAAAGCCAGTTCAAAGTGGGAATAGTGCAGAGCCAGCATGCCGCCGTGCTCCGCCCGATCCGGCAGATAATCCAGTATGGTCTTAGTCAGGCGGTAGATGGCATCCTCATATTTTTCCGTGCCAAACCTGCCCGCCATTTTATACGCCTTTTGGGCGATGTGAGCTACCACATGATCCCGAAATAGCTTATCGCAGTCAAACCAGTATTGGAAAGACTCCAGATCCAGCTCCGCCAGTGTCACCGTGGTCTTGGCAATCACCGACGAGGCATACTGCTTCACCCCGGAAAAATACTCTATGTCTCCCAAAAGGGTCAAGCTGCGCTCATTGGTGTAGCCGAACTCTTTCCCATCGGAAAAGGAGTTGACCACGTGTATCTCTCCCTGAAGAAGGATATCGATCGCATTCAGATTGCTCCCCGCCAGCACTAAAACCGCCTTAGCTGGTACTGTCCTCAGGTGCATCTTCTTCCATACATAATCAGGTGGCTCAAAGCCAAAGGGACATAAGAACTGACGTATCGTCTGATTATCATGTTCCATCTCATACACCTCTTTTATAGACAGCGCTGTAGGCAGTGCTCTCTATTTCTTTTATGATAGCATAAATTAAAATTTTAACTATGACGCATGTCATAGTTTTTAAAAGTGTGTTTGTGTAAAATAAACATGCCGGCAAGAATTTTTGATGAAAGGAATGTTAAAAATGAGTGCATTAGACTGGTTGGTAATTCTTGCCTATCTCGCTGTAATGCTTTACATTGGCTATCATTCCATGAAAACAGTCAAGACGGACGAAGACTTTGTCCTCGCCGGACGGAACGTAGGCAACATCTATATTATTCTATCGCTCTTTGCCTCTTTCACTGGCCTGTCCGGTCTGTTCGGTACCCCCCAGTATGTATATGAATATGGAATTGCCGGTTGGTGGTGGTGGGCTACTTTCCCCATTGGTGTGTTTATTATGGGTATGACCATGGCAAAGCTGCTTCGTCGAAGAATGCACGTTACTCTTCCCGACGTAGTGGATGTGAACCACTCCTCCAAGGCTGTCCGTGTGGCTGCCTCCCTAGTGACCGTGTGGAATTATCTGGCTTGGACCGCCGGTCAAGTGGCGGGGATTGTCCTGGTCATCACCACCTTTACCGACCTGAACGGAACTGCCGCCGTGATTGTGGCCTATATCATTATTGTTCTCTTCACGCTGCTGGGCGGTTTCCGGGCGGTAGTGTATACCGATTCCCTGCAGGCAGTCCTCTTTCTTGTGGTCCTGGGCCTTGTTATCCCTGCGGTACTGCTGCTTCACTACGACGTGCCCGAGGCCCTGGCTCAAACCACTTCTATCGACGGATTTTACAAGCTTTTTGGCAGTGTGCCCGCCGGAACTATGATTACCTGGTGGCTCCTGGCTCCCGCCGGTTTTATTGATAACATGGCCTTGCAGCGGGTATTTGCGGCCAAGGACGAGAAATCCGCCAAGGGCAATATCACTGCCGCTTTCCTGCTGATGATTATCTTTGGCCTGATCCTTATGTTCATCGGTATTATGGCCAGATTTATTTTGCCTGCCGGCTCCGATCCTGCCAGCGCTATGCTCAATCTTTCCCAGCTGGTCCTGCCCAAGGGGATGCTGGGTTTGCTGGTGGCCGCCTTTGCCGGGGTGGCTGTTTCCACCGCCAGTTCTACCCTTCTGGTATGTTCCTCCACCCTGGAGCAGGATGTCTACTCCGTCCTGCGAAACACAGGAAAGGAAAAGCCGGCCTCTTCTTTACTGGTCAACCGGCTGTTTGTGGTGCTGGTAGGACTGATCGCCCTGGTACTGGCTCTGAAAGTACCCAGTGTCACCCAGATCCTGATGTATGGCTATTCCGTCTATGTCCCCGGTCTGCTTCTGCCCGTCATCGCCGGTTCTTTCCACTGGAAGCTTTCCGACCGCGCCATGTTGCTCACCATTGTCTCCGGCGTACTCACCGCTGTCATTCTCATTCTGATGGGGGAACCTTTCCCCGGCTCCCTGGGCGGCCTGATCGTCTCCGCCATTCCTTTCTGCATCGGACTTTGGAACGGCAGGCAGCGGGCGGAAGTCCACTGACCACACCGGTCGTCCCGATTAGTAGATAGGAGGATTTTTATGACCATCACTACATTTGACAAGCTCTCCCCACAGGACCAAAGCCTGGTTCGGCTGGCTATGCAGTACCGGGACAACGCATATACCCCCTACAGCCACCACCAGGTAGGGGCCAGCGTCCGTACAGCTTCCGGCACCTGCTACGGTGGGTGTAATGTAGAGGTTATCTCTCTCCAGACCACCTGCCACGCCGAGCGCAACGCCGTGATGAACATGGCCATCCACGGTGAACGGGTGATTGACACACTGGTATGCTACGGCCCCTATTCCGGCGTTCCCTGTGCTGAGTGCCGCCAGGTTATTTGGGAGTTTTGCGACAATAACCCAGATGTGCGCATCATCGGTGCCACCACAGAAGGGGAAATTGAATTGATGACCATTGGGGAAATATACCCCTATCCCTACGGCCCCGCTACAAAGGGCATTGACTGCAAGGAGTATTAATACTATGTCTCATCTGGAAACCGAATTTCCCC
This window harbors:
- a CDS encoding Na+solute symporter, which translates into the protein MSALDWLVILAYLAVMLYIGYHSMKTVKTDEDFVLAGRNVGNIYIILSLFASFTGLSGLFGTPQYVYEYGIAGWWWWATFPIGVFIMGMTMAKLLRRRMHVTLPDVVDVNHSSKAVRVAASLVTVWNYLAWTAGQVAGIVLVITTFTDLNGTAAVIVAYIIIVLFTLLGGFRAVVYTDSLQAVLFLVVLGLVIPAVLLLHYDVPEALAQTTSIDGFYKLFGSVPAGTMITWWLLAPAGFIDNMALQRVFAAKDEKSAKGNITAAFLLMIIFGLILMFIGIMARFILPAGSDPASAMLNLSQLVLPKGMLGLLVAAFAGVAVSTASSTLLVCSSTLEQDVYSVLRNTGKEKPASSLLVNRLFVVLVGLIALVLALKVPSVTQILMYGYSVYVPGLLLPVIAGSFHWKLSDRAMLLTIVSGVLTAVILILMGEPFPGSLGGLIVSAIPFCIGLWNGRQRAEVH
- a CDS encoding cytidine deaminase; translation: MTITTFDKLSPQDQSLVRLAMQYRDNAYTPYSHHQVGASVRTASGTCYGGCNVEVISLQTTCHAERNAVMNMAIHGERVIDTLVCYGPYSGVPCAECRQVIWEFCDNNPDVRIIGATTEGEIELMTIGEIYPYPYGPATKGIDCKEY